From a region of the Ketobacter sp. MCCC 1A13808 genome:
- the murU gene encoding N-acetylmuramate alpha-1-phosphate uridylyltransferase MurU has product MKAMVLAAGRGERMGELTRNCPKPLLKIARKPLLQHHLERLVAAGFDDVVVNAFYRAEDIEDFLQGWHDDRMQVHLVTEPELLETGGGIYNALTLLGEQPFLAINGDVWTDYPLASIVQKSREFASTNDLARLILVGNPDHNTGGDFALTAEGRVQNQGADLLTFSGLSVLAPALFRDCAPGRFPLGPVLRQAIERDQVSGEFYAGYWVDVGTPERLQRVEQNLKE; this is encoded by the coding sequence ATGAAGGCCATGGTATTGGCCGCAGGGCGGGGGGAAAGGATGGGCGAATTGACCCGGAACTGTCCGAAACCGTTGCTCAAGATCGCCCGGAAACCGCTATTGCAGCATCATCTGGAGCGCCTTGTTGCCGCGGGCTTTGATGATGTTGTGGTCAATGCGTTTTACCGGGCGGAAGATATCGAGGATTTTTTGCAGGGCTGGCACGACGATCGGATGCAGGTTCACCTTGTAACCGAGCCGGAGTTATTAGAAACCGGCGGTGGTATATATAATGCGCTAACCTTACTGGGTGAGCAGCCATTTCTGGCTATTAATGGCGATGTCTGGACAGATTACCCTTTAGCGTCCATTGTGCAGAAAAGCCGCGAGTTTGCCTCAACTAATGACCTGGCCCGTTTAATCCTGGTGGGAAATCCCGACCATAATACCGGTGGTGACTTCGCGCTGACTGCCGAAGGTCGGGTGCAAAATCAGGGCGCCGATTTGCTCACGTTCAGTGGTCTCAGTGTGTTAGCACCGGCGTTATTTCGGGATTGTGCGCCGGGCCGCTTCCCGTTGGGGCCAGTGCTTCGGCAAGCGATTGAACGCGATCAGGTCAGTGGTGAATTTTACGCGGGTTATTGGGTGGACGTGGGTACGCCCGAACGACTTCAGCGTGTTGAACAGAATTTAAAGGAGTAA